The Sandaracinus amylolyticus genomic interval AGAACGGGAGCGCGAGCGCCTCGGAGCGGAGCCCGTCGAGCGCGCGGAGGTCGGGCGCGACGAACCGGAGCTCCACGCGCGCTCAGTCCTTGCCGAGATCGCTCGCGATGCGATCGAGGACGCCGTTCACGAACCCCGCGCTGCCGTCGCTGCCGTAGCGCTTCGCGAGCTCGACCGCCTCGTTGAGCGTCACGCGTCGCGGGATGTCCTCCATCGCGATCAGCTCGTACGTGGCGAGGCGCAGGATGTTCCGATCGACGCGCGTCATGCGCTCGAGCCGCCAGTGCTGGCTCACCTTGCGGATGATCTCGTCGATCTTGTCGCCCTCGGTCTCGCAGCCGCGGACGATCCGGTTCGCGAAGTCCTCGCCCTCGCGCGACGAGCCGAGGTTGGCCCAGAACAGGTGGATGGCCTGCTCCGCGCGCACTCCCGATGCCTCCATCTGATAGAGCATCTGGAGCGCCGCTTCGCGGCCCTTGCGCCTCGAGCCGGTGCGCGCGGTGGAGCTCATCGTCGTCGGACCCGGACCGAGCGCGTGCGCGCTCAGAAGCCGGCCTTCTCCAGAGCGCGGCGGAGGTTGATCATCTCGATGGCGCCGAGGGCCGCTTCCCAGCCCTTGTTGCCCGCCTTCGTGCCGGCGCGCTCGATCGCCTGCTCGATGGTGTCGGTCGTCAGCACGCCGAAGATCACGGGCACGCCGGTCTGCATCATCACCTGCGCGCAGCCCTTCGTGGCCTCGC includes:
- the nusB gene encoding transcription antitermination factor NusB translates to MSSTARTGSRRKGREAALQMLYQMEASGVRAEQAIHLFWANLGSSREGEDFANRIVRGCETEGDKIDEIIRKVSQHWRLERMTRVDRNILRLATYELIAMEDIPRRVTLNEAVELAKRYGSDGSAGFVNGVLDRIASDLGKD